In Zingiber officinale cultivar Zhangliang chromosome 6A, Zo_v1.1, whole genome shotgun sequence, a single genomic region encodes these proteins:
- the LOC121998139 gene encoding 26S proteasome non-ATPase regulatory subunit 13 homolog B-like, whose protein sequence is MALQYLESQRNAQPELADWYSALADLYQRKLWHQLTAKLEQFVALAVVQAGDALIQLYHNFITDFETKINLLKLAHFAVVVSRQYSEKDAAIIYLEGIIEKLHATRELRIEEPILYVKMQIAALNLEKGDQKECKKLIDEGKSTLDSMTDVDPSVHASYYWVSSQYHKSRKEFAEFYKSALLYLAYTSVESLSASFKLDLASDLSLSALLGDNIYNFGELLAHPIINSLIGTKVEWLYHILQAFNSGNLIRYQELCQIHNTALSAQPALVENERKLLEKINILCLMEIIFSRPSEERTIPLSIIAEKTKLSIEDVEYLLMKALSVHLIEGIVDQVDGTVYISWVQPRVLGIPQIKSLHSRLNSWAGKVRMALSTVEAETPDLIGHDTA, encoded by the exons ATGGCGCTTCAATACCTCGAATCGCAGCGCAACGCGCAGCCGGAGCTCGCCGACTGGTACAGCGCCTTGGCAGATTTGTACCAGCGTAAGCTGTGGCACCAACTCACCGCCAAGCTCGAGCAGTTCGTTGCCTTGGCGGTAGTTCAG GCTGGTGATGCTCTTATACAGCTGTATCATAACTTCATTACAGACTTTGAGACCAAAATCAATCTATTGAAGCTCGCTCATTTTGCTGTGGTGGTTTCGCGTCAATATTCAGAGAAGGATGCTGCAATTATCTACCTTGAGGGAATAATTGAAAAATTGCATGCTACTCGAGAGTTGAGGATTGAGGAGCCAATCCTATATGTTAAAATGCAAATTGCTGCATTAAATCTGGAAAAAGGGGATCAAAAGGAGTGCAAAAAACTCATAGATGAGGGAAAGAGCACATTGGACAGCATGACTGATGTTGATCCTTCTGTTCATGCTAGCTACTATTGGGTATCTTCACAGTATCATAAATCGCGAAAAGAATTTGCAGAATTCTACAAGAGCGCTCTTCTTTATTTAGCATACACTTCAGTAGAGTCTCTTTCAGCATCATTCAAGCTG GACTTGGCGTCTGATCTTTCTCTTTCAGCTTTGCTGGGGGATAACATATACAACTTTGGTGAATTGCTTGCTCATCCTATT ATCAATAGCCTCATTGGGACAAAAGTGGAGTGGCTCTATCATATTCTTCAAGCTTTTAACTCAGGAAATCTGATTAGATATCAAGAACTATGTCAGATCCATAACACTGCATTGAGTGCTCAACCTGCATTGGTAGAGAACGAGAGGAAGCTACTTGAAAAAATCAACATTCTGTGTTTGATGGAAATTATATTTAG TCGTCCATCTGAGGAACGGACTATTCCTTTAAGTATCATCGCTGAGAAAACTAAACTTTCCATTGAAGATGTGGAGTATCTCCTCATGAAAGCCCTTTCC GTTCATCTCATTGAAGGCATAGTAGATCAAGTCGATGGAACAGTTTACATTTCATGGGTGCAACCTAGAGTCCTAGGGATTCCGCAGATCAAATCATTGCACAGTCGTTTGAATTCGTGGGCAGGGAAGGTGCGAATGGCCTTATCGACTGTTGAAGCCGAGACACCTGATCTGATCGGCCATGACACAGCCTAA
- the LOC121998138 gene encoding sorting nexin 2A-like yields the protein MMGPEIASGFDSPPEREEMESLALSDASASAYRSAMSSIPASISASSDGDPLLAPPPTLHFPISSSASGHGGNPATSTASSFLDPPSYADVVFSPFDSHNGHGGCGSGADNGSLLRSDSSPRSARAAKSDYIKISVSNPHKEQETANSLVPGGGTYFTYLITTRMRAGFAANGDGESEPVEFGVRRRFRDVVTLSDRLAEAYRGFFIPPRPDKSVVESQVLQKNEFVEQRRSALEKYLWRLAEHPVIGKSDEFRVFLQAKGKLPLPTTTDVASRMLDGAVRLPKQLFGEGAAAQVVPQEVVQPAKGGRDLLRIFKELKQAVTNEWGGVKPLLVEEDKEFLEKKEKMQDLEQQLSSASQQAEVLVNAQQSIGETMGEIGLAFIKLTKFETEEAVYSSQRIRAADTKNVATAAVKASRLYRELNAQTVKHLDTLHEHLGLMLAVNSAFSERTSALLTVQTLMSDLATLNTRVDKLEAASSKIFGGDRSRLHKIEELRETIRVTEDAKGCAIREYERIKENNRNELNRLDQERKDDFLSMLKGFVINQVAYSEKLANVWATVAEDTSNYVRGNS from the exons ATGATGGGACCGGAGATTGCCTCTGGCTTCGACTCGCCTCCGGAGAGAGAAGAGATGGAGAGCCTCGCCCTCTCCGACGCCTCCGCCAGCGCCTACCGCTCCGCCATGTCCTCCATCCCCGCCTCCATTTCTGCATCCTCCGATGGGGATCCACTCCTCGCTCCCCCTCCCACCCTCCACTTCCCCATCTCCTCCTCCGCCTCCGGCCACGGCGGGAATCCCGCCACTTCCACGGCTTCCTCTTTCCTAGATCCGCCCTCCTACGCGGACGTGGTCTTCAGTCCATTCGACTCGCATAACGGCCACGGCGGCTGCGGCAGTGGCGCTGATAATGGATCCTTACTCCGCAGCGATTCCTCCCCCAGATCCGCCCGTGCCGCTAAGTCAGACTACATTAAGATCTCCGTCTCCAACCCGCACAAAGAGCAGGAGACAGCGAACTCGCTCGTCCCCGGCGGTGGGACCTACTTCACCTACTTGATCACCACCCGAATGCGCGCCGGCTTTGCGGCGAATGGGGACGGAGAGTCGGAGCCTGTTGAGTTTGGCGTGCGGCGGCGGTTCCGAGACGTGGTCACGCTCTCTGATAGGCTCGCGGAGGCTTACCGGGGGTTTTTTATTCCTCCACGTCCGGATAAGAGCGTGGTTGAGAGCCAGGTGTTGCAGAAGAACGAGTTCGTGGAGCAGCGTCGGTCGGCTCTTGAGAAGTATTTGTGGCGATTAGCGGAGCATCCGGTGATCGGGAAGAGCGATGAGTTTAGGGTGTTCCTTCAGGCGAAGGGAAAGCTTCCATTGCCGACGACCACTGATGTTGCTTCAAGGATGCTGGATGGGGCGGTGAGGCTTCCAAAGCAGCTATTTGGGGAGGGAGCAGCTGCACAAGTTGTGCCGCAGGAGGTAGTGCAGCCGGCAAAGGGAGGCAGAGACTTGCTGAGGATATTTAAGGAATTGAAGCAGGCAGTGACTAATGAATGGGGAGGAGTGAAACCATTGTTGGTGGAGGAGGACAAGGAATTTTTGgagaaaaaggagaagatgcaGGATCTTGAGCAGCAACTCAGCAGTGCGTCACAGCAG GCTGAAGTTCTGGTTAATGCACAACAAAGTATTGGTGAAACAATGGGAGAAATAggtttggcattcatcaaacttACAAAGTTTGAGACCGAGGAAGCAGTATACAGCTCTCAGAGAATACGAGCTGCTGATACCAAAAACGTTGCAACTGCTGCTGTAAAAGCCAGCAGATTATATCGTGAACTAAATGCTCAAACTGTCAAACATCTG GATACACTTCATGAACATCTAGGATTAATGCTTGCTGTTAACAGTGCCTTCTCAGAGAGAACCAGTGCTCTGTTGACTGTGCAGACCTTAATGTCAGATTTGGCAACACTAAATACAAGGGTCGATAAACTTGAAGCTGCATCCTCTAAGATTTTTGGTGGCGACAGATCAAGATTACATAAGATAGAGGAGCTAAGAGAAACAATTAGAGTTACTGAGGATGCTAAAGGTTGTGCAATAAGAGAATACGAGAGGATAAAG GAAAACAATCGGAATGAGCTCAATAGGCTAGACCAAGAAAGGAAGGATGATTTTCTCAGCATGCTGAAAGGGTTTGTAATTAACCAG GTCGCGTATTCTGAAAAGTTGGCTAATGTCTGGGCTACCGTAGCCGAAGATACGAGTAACTATGTGAGAGGCAACAGCTAG